The genomic interval GATTTCGCAACATGTCTATAAAATGATTAAGTCGTTGACTTCGATCTCGGAAAACATTTTCCGTTCTCCCGACTCCGTTTTATAAAACCGGCTCACCAGCCTACCTTCCACCGCCACATTAATTCCTTTGGCACACAATTCTTCCAGAATATTTACCCATCTGCCAAAAGCAGTGAGGCGGTGCCAGTCTTGTTTGATCTGAAGATTTCCTTCTTTATCCAAATAATGTTCTTTCGTAGCGAGGGAAAAATTCACAACTCTTCGTCCTCCAGGCAATAAGCTCACTTTCGGTTCAGAACTTATTTTGCCAATGATATTTACATGATTCATGTGCAGAATCTGATCTTGTTTCATAGTGGTATTCATATGTCTTCAGATTAATTGGTTTCTTGTTTTTTCGTGTTTAGAACTACAAATTCATTGAGTTCAATTTCAGTCGAAAAGCGTTTTTCGCCTTCTTTTGTTTCGTAAGAACGAGTAACAATCCGTCCTTCAATAACTACTTCAGAACCTTTGTCGAGTACTTTTTCAATGCGGTCACACAATTTCCCCCAAGCAATTACGGTATGCCATTGAGTGTTATCCTCCCACTCCCCTTTTTTGTTTTTGAAGCGCTCATTAGTCGCTACAGATAAACGCATTTTCTTTGCACCTGAGTCGAAAGTTTGTGCTACAGGTTTCGCTCCTAATCGTCCGATTAAATTCACTTTGTTTTTTAGCGTGTTCATACTTGTTTGTTTTAACGTTTGTAAAAAAATTTGATCCGATTGACTATCAACCGTTTTGATGATGCAAAGTTGTGGCAGTGCAAAAATTAGTTTCGGTTATTAACCAATTACTGTCGAATATTTTTCGTTTACAAGTGGTTGTAATCGTTTTTTAAATTGATTTACAATTAGTTAAATGAAAAATTAAAATAAATTATTTTTCGAGAAAATTTTGAAATGGAAAGAAATTAGGAGGTAGAGAATGGATTTTATTTTGATTATATTCGTCAATAAATAAGTTACCTGACATTTTATGACCGAAAACGACGAGATTAGAAATCAATTCTTAAATTCCTTAAAACTTGGAACAGGAAAAACATATCTTATTCTGAAGCAGAATCCTTCAATTGATTTTAGTGATTTAATTGTAAAAGGTGCTGTTGAGAATTTCGCATATGATGCCCAATCCGAAGGAAGTCGCGCAAATTATATTTTTAAATTAATCCAAAAATCAAAGCAAAGAGAAAAAATCACTTCTACAATTCTGACTAAACTTGTAAGTAAAAAAACTGATGACTATGGACTTGACCAATTGTGTGATTTAGCAGTTTTATTTCATAAAGAGGGTAATTTAAAGGCAAAAGATGCTTTATACAAACGCTTTGAAAAAAATATTATTGATGGATATGAAATTTGTGGACAAAGTCAAATGATGGAAATTGATGGCTTAAATGGAGTACTCAAATATGCAGAAATTATTGGAGAAATATTAAGTAAAGATGTAGATGATTATGAAGAAAGTTGGAGAATTGACTCTTTTCAAAAAGATAATAAACAAATAGATGTTTACAAAGAAATTGAAAAAGCTAGTAAAGAAAATATATTTATTGAAGTTTTTTATAAATCAATATTAGAACACAAATGGAAAATTCCAAGAAGAAAAAAAACTAAACGTTTTACTTACGAAATTGTTAAAGAAAAAATCGATACTGAAAAATTTTTCTTTATTTCAAGTGAAAAAGCAAATGAACTTTCAGTATTTGATGTTGAAAAATTGGCAAATGAATTTTTAATCGAGAAAAACATTACTCGAAAAGTACACTATTTAAGTTTCTTTTCAAAAAGAAAATTTCCTTTTGACTATAAACCAATCCTAAAAATTGCAAATAGTAAAAGTCCGAAAAATTCAAGATTGAATGAATATGTTTTTGAATGTTTACAATATTTTTCTGCAAAAGAGATTAGAGATATTGCAATTGAAAAACTTAAATCCGAAAAGAATACTACGGATTACTTAAATCTTTTAGTTGGCAATTACGAAATTGGAGATTATAAAATTTTAAATGATATCGCAGACAAATCAGACGATTACGATTATATACATTCAATCGTATTTGGTTTTTTAGATATTTACAAAGCAAATAAAACAAAAGAATGCAAAGAACCTTTAGAAAAAATATACCACAAAATGAATTGTGGATTACATCGTGATGATATTTTAGAGGTTCTAAATGAAAATGGTGTTTTATCTAAAGAAATATTAACCGAAATGGAATTTGATAGCGATGAAAAAGTCAGAAAGATGTTTCGGAAAATAAGAAAAAACGTCAGGTAACAGCCGTTTGGCGAGATTGCGAATTTTGTGGTAAATTCACGTTTACATTTCGCAACAAATTTTATATTTAACCGAAAATAATCAGTTCCGAAGTTCGCAACCTCGCCAAGCGCCGGAACGTCAAACTGTCTAAAAACCCTTCCTTTTTCCAGAAACGAATTTTCATAAAAATCAACCTTTTTTGATTGCCAAAAAACTGATTTTAGCTATCTTCAAGTATGAAATTCATTCAAGGAAAAGATCGAAATCAGACAGAGTTTTTCTGTTTAGATCAAGCGGTTTCAGAAGACAATGAAGTGCGATTAATCGATTTGTTTGTTGGAGCCATAAAGCTTTCAGATTATGGTTTCGATATGTCGTTTATAGAGAACGGTCGGCCAGCTTACCACCCCGCTGATTTATTGAAACTCTTTATTTATGGGTATTTGAACCGTGTTCGTTCATCCCGACAATTGGAAAAGGAATGCAAACGTAATATTGAACTGATGTGGCTCATGAAAGGTTTGGCGCCCGACCACAATACGATTGCCAATTTTAGAAAAGATAACCCAAGAGCTATCCGAAAAGTGTTTCATGCAACGGTTTCGCTTGCCAAAAACTTTGAATTGATTGGTGGAAAATTACTGGCTGGTGATGGAACCAAGTTGCGTGCACAGAACTCGAAGAAAAACAACTTTAACGAAAAGAAAATTGAGCGTCATATTGCTTATATTGACGACAAACTCAATGAATACAGTGCTATCCTGGCAAGTGAAGACAATGATTTAACAGCGGAGAAAAAGCAGGAAATCAACGCTAAAATCGATAAGCACAAGCAGTACAAGAACAAATACGAAGCATATAAAAAGCAACTCGACGAAACTGGACAAGTACAAATTTCAACTTCCGATCCCGACAGCAGACAAATGATTGTGCGCAATAACATAACTGAGGTGGCATATAATGTTCAATCGACCGTTGATGCAAAACACAACATTCCAATTGATTTTAAGGTCACCAATAAAAACGATTCAAAAGCCATGGGTGCAATGGCTCGCAGGGCTAAAACCATTCTTGGAAAATCAGATTTCACAATACTTTTCGATAAAGGCTATCATACTGGAACCGAATTCGATTACGCACACAAACAAGGGGTAGAAGTATTGGTAGCTTTCCCTGATGTTGCTTCACATGCTCCAGATATTTCCTTTGATGTAGAACATTTCAACTACAATAAGGAGCGCGATGAATATACCTGTCCAGCTGGAGAGTTGCTCACCACAAACGGTCGTTGGTACAACAAGGCAAGCGGGAAAACGATCAACCGCGTAAAACACTATAAAACAAAAGCTTGTTTGACATGCAGTCTTTTTGAAAAATGCACACGCAATAAAACGGGGCGTTTC from Fluviicola taffensis DSM 16823 carries:
- a CDS encoding IS1182 family transposase, with amino-acid sequence MKFIQGKDRNQTEFFCLDQAVSEDNEVRLIDLFVGAIKLSDYGFDMSFIENGRPAYHPADLLKLFIYGYLNRVRSSRQLEKECKRNIELMWLMKGLAPDHNTIANFRKDNPRAIRKVFHATVSLAKNFELIGGKLLAGDGTKLRAQNSKKNNFNEKKIERHIAYIDDKLNEYSAILASEDNDLTAEKKQEINAKIDKHKQYKNKYEAYKKQLDETGQVQISTSDPDSRQMIVRNNITEVAYNVQSTVDAKHNIPIDFKVTNKNDSKAMGAMARRAKTILGKSDFTILFDKGYHTGTEFDYAHKQGVEVLVAFPDVASHAPDISFDVEHFNYNKERDEYTCPAGELLTTNGRWYNKASGKTINRVKHYKTKACLTCSLFEKCTRNKTGRFIERSEHMDLIDANKKRLQRNMETYRKRQAIVEHPFGVIKRQWDFYYVMTKKTMKHATADVGLIFTCYNLRRIFNLLDQNELKNFLRELGFLFLILSSHFKTICEDFKERIYSETFCETSYTALLKQVYLSKKQIV
- a CDS encoding single-stranded DNA-binding protein, producing the protein MNTTMKQDQILHMNHVNIIGKISSEPKVSLLPGGRRVVNFSLATKEHYLDKEGNLQIKQDWHRLTAFGRWVNILEELCAKGINVAVEGRLVSRFYKTESGERKMFSEIEVNDLIIL
- a CDS encoding single-stranded DNA-binding protein, which produces MNTLKNKVNLIGRLGAKPVAQTFDSGAKKMRLSVATNERFKNKKGEWEDNTQWHTVIAWGKLCDRIEKVLDKGSEVVIEGRIVTRSYETKEGEKRFSTEIELNEFVVLNTKKQETN